In one Methylobacterium sp. SyP6R genomic region, the following are encoded:
- a CDS encoding response regulator has product MSLRLLVVEDDPGFQDLVRALCERRGDSVDVASDGFLGLRLLSERRHDVVMIDYHLPEMDGYALARLMREVSRPEDKVRLIGVTADRHGLASRRGADARFDAILVKPLDPEALYAALDRLTRPEEAPLPETGADAVWRRFGLTGRPRALICPAPGPAEAAAFAQAFVPVTRATDADLILLSGEAGLPGLRAARAGTSTRPVPSVDLTGRLTGACDVTFRVAEPASWAAVAEACTGFSARRAGLTPAEAPADPAGHLLALLHASARDLPLAGGEGGLAYETGLSPAALMAAVLTLTEAGALACLASGSGVSVRLTEAGSRAATAGPLSDTPRRPSEPARPPVLDARKTAELTRLIGEAELRRLRDRLMGQLATAFAPQADLAVLAHEAHVIVAMAGSLGFDDLAAACRALETAITAGTGLPDAVTEARRAVALARSHCAAA; this is encoded by the coding sequence ATGAGCCTGCGCCTTCTCGTGGTCGAGGACGATCCCGGCTTCCAGGACCTGGTCCGCGCCCTGTGCGAGCGCCGGGGCGACAGCGTCGACGTGGCCTCGGACGGTTTCCTCGGCCTGCGGCTCCTGAGCGAGCGCCGCCACGACGTGGTGATGATCGACTACCACCTGCCGGAAATGGACGGTTACGCCCTGGCGCGGCTGATGCGCGAGGTTTCCCGCCCGGAGGACAAGGTGCGGCTGATCGGCGTGACCGCCGACCGGCACGGCCTGGCCTCCCGGCGCGGCGCCGATGCCCGGTTCGACGCCATCCTGGTCAAGCCCCTCGACCCGGAGGCGCTCTACGCCGCCCTCGACCGGCTGACCCGCCCGGAGGAGGCGCCTCTCCCCGAGACCGGTGCCGATGCGGTGTGGCGCCGCTTCGGTTTGACTGGCCGGCCCCGCGCCCTGATCTGCCCGGCGCCCGGCCCCGCCGAGGCCGCAGCCTTCGCCCAGGCCTTCGTGCCGGTGACCCGCGCGACCGATGCCGACCTGATCCTCCTGAGCGGCGAGGCCGGGCTCCCGGGCTTGCGCGCCGCCCGGGCCGGGACATCGACCCGTCCGGTGCCGAGCGTCGACCTCACCGGGCGCCTGACGGGGGCCTGCGACGTGACCTTCCGGGTGGCTGAGCCGGCCTCCTGGGCCGCGGTGGCGGAGGCCTGCACCGGCTTTTCCGCCCGTCGCGCCGGGCTTACCCCCGCAGAAGCGCCGGCCGACCCCGCCGGCCATCTCCTGGCCCTGCTCCACGCCTCCGCACGCGACCTGCCGCTGGCGGGTGGGGAAGGAGGGCTGGCCTACGAGACCGGTTTGTCGCCTGCTGCCCTGATGGCTGCGGTGCTGACCCTCACCGAGGCGGGGGCGCTTGCCTGCCTGGCCTCCGGCAGCGGGGTAAGCGTGCGCCTGACCGAGGCCGGCAGCCGCGCGGCGACCGCCGGCCCCCTCAGCGATACACCCCGCCGCCCGTCCGAGCCCGCCCGCCCGCCGGTGCTCGACGCCCGCAAGACCGCCGAACTCACGCGGCTGATCGGCGAGGCGGAACTGCGCCGCCTGCGCGACCGGCTGATGGGCCAGCTCGCCACGGCCTTCGCGCCGCAGGCCGACCTCGCCGTCCTGGCGCACGAGGCCCACGTCATCGTGGCGATGGCCGGAAGCCTCGGCTTCGACGACCTGGCCGCCGCCTGCCGCGCGCTCGAAACCGCCATCACGGCCGGGACCGGCCTGCCCGACGCCGTGACCGAGGCCCGCCGGGCCGTCGCCCTGGCCCGCAGCCATTGCGCGGCCGCCTGA
- the bcsN gene encoding cellulose biosynthesis protein BcsN: protein MIRPLALAAVTVALGACTAQERAAAPRFSSLDTAFPAASVQRRATPVVVLPAWIGRPVALRERDGAGGFEQAIAFSAPSHRGGRDDLVLVSSPKEGALDAVLGGKPTEAGIRAELTSAFPGLAMQVVTRPSANAYGPYGLAIGRNGAARCLYAWQWIAEAPVLAGGAPAPLSLRLRLCRDGVTFEAMAAAVTELRLVPRFSGEPVAVPARAARRPARPHKEAVHRARPAPVADAPAPEPAPSGMRYLGDAAEGGSAAIGLGTAAMRGVLAGAVETPSPALASLPPGAAILPPEATRGPAPRP from the coding sequence GTGATCCGCCCGCTCGCCCTCGCCGCCGTCACTGTCGCCCTGGGAGCCTGCACCGCGCAGGAGCGCGCCGCCGCGCCGCGTTTTTCCAGCCTCGACACCGCCTTTCCGGCCGCCTCGGTCCAGCGCCGGGCCACCCCGGTCGTCGTCCTGCCGGCCTGGATCGGGCGGCCCGTGGCGCTGCGCGAGCGCGACGGCGCCGGCGGGTTCGAGCAGGCGATCGCCTTCAGCGCCCCCTCGCATCGGGGCGGGCGCGACGACCTGGTGCTGGTCTCGTCTCCCAAGGAGGGCGCGCTCGACGCCGTCCTCGGCGGCAAACCGACCGAGGCCGGCATCCGCGCCGAACTGACCAGCGCGTTCCCCGGCCTGGCGATGCAGGTCGTCACCCGCCCCTCGGCCAACGCCTACGGCCCCTACGGCCTCGCCATCGGCCGCAACGGCGCGGCCCGCTGCCTCTATGCCTGGCAGTGGATCGCGGAGGCGCCGGTTCTCGCCGGCGGCGCGCCGGCGCCCCTGTCCTTGCGCCTGCGCCTGTGCCGGGACGGCGTGACCTTCGAGGCGATGGCTGCCGCCGTCACCGAGCTTCGCCTGGTGCCGCGCTTTTCCGGGGAGCCCGTGGCGGTGCCGGCCCGCGCCGCGCGCCGCCCGGCACGCCCGCACAAGGAAGCCGTCCACCGAGCCCGCCCGGCACCGGTCGCCGACGCGCCGGCCCCCGAGCCCGCACCGTCCGGGATGCGGTATCTCGGCGACGCGGCCGAGGGCGGCTCGGCCGCGATCGGCTTGGGGACCGCCGCAATGCGCGGCGTCCTCGCGGGGGCGGTCGAGACCCCGTCCCCGGCCCTCGCGAGCCTGCCCCCCGGCGCCGCGATCCTGCCGCCCGAAGCCACCCGCGGCCCGGCCCCGCGCCCGTGA
- a CDS encoding glycosyl hydrolase family 8: MALCTGAAAQAPPLADHDGWRAYKARFVTEAGRVVDTGNGGISHSEGQGYGMLLAALAGDRATFERIWTWTRANLMVRDDQLLAWRWEPDRRPAVADMNDAADGELLVAWALAEAVTLWNDPSHRVAGRRIAVELGRKLILPRAAHGPLLLPGVAGFSAEDRPDGPVVNLSYWIFPAFDRMPLLAPEFDWAGLDRSGRRLLRAARFGPARLPSEWVSLAEAAPRPADGFAPDFAYNALRIPLYLAMAGATDAELYAPFLALWPRPDAGNLPLVDTGSGKVTARLSEAGYGAVPALAACAARGTPFPPSLTRVRAETEHYYPATLQLLALAALKTRYPACAPR, translated from the coding sequence ATGGCCCTCTGCACCGGCGCCGCGGCCCAGGCCCCGCCGCTCGCCGACCATGACGGCTGGCGCGCCTACAAGGCCCGCTTCGTCACCGAAGCCGGCCGGGTGGTCGATACCGGCAACGGCGGCATCAGCCACAGCGAGGGCCAGGGCTACGGCATGCTGCTCGCCGCTCTCGCGGGCGACCGCGCCACCTTCGAGCGGATCTGGACCTGGACCCGCGCCAACCTGATGGTGCGCGACGACCAGCTCCTCGCCTGGCGCTGGGAGCCCGACCGGCGCCCGGCCGTCGCCGACATGAACGACGCCGCCGACGGCGAACTCCTGGTCGCCTGGGCGCTCGCCGAGGCGGTGACGCTCTGGAACGATCCCTCGCACCGGGTCGCCGGCCGGCGCATCGCGGTCGAGCTCGGCCGCAAGCTGATCCTGCCGCGGGCCGCCCACGGGCCGCTGCTCCTGCCCGGCGTGGCCGGGTTCTCCGCCGAGGACCGTCCCGACGGCCCGGTGGTCAACCTGTCCTACTGGATCTTCCCGGCCTTCGACCGGATGCCGCTCCTGGCGCCTGAATTCGACTGGGCCGGGCTCGACCGCAGCGGCCGCCGGCTGCTCCGGGCCGCCCGGTTCGGGCCCGCCCGCCTGCCGAGCGAGTGGGTCTCCCTGGCGGAAGCCGCGCCGAGGCCCGCCGACGGCTTCGCGCCCGACTTCGCCTACAACGCTCTGCGCATCCCGCTCTACCTCGCCATGGCGGGCGCGACGGATGCCGAGCTCTACGCGCCCTTCCTCGCCCTCTGGCCGCGGCCGGATGCCGGCAACCTCCCCCTCGTCGACACGGGAAGCGGCAAGGTCACCGCCCGCCTCTCCGAGGCCGGCTACGGCGCCGTGCCGGCGCTCGCCGCCTGCGCCGCCCGCGGCACGCCGTTCCCGCCCTCGCTGACCCGGGTGCGGGCCGAGACCGAGCATTACTACCCGGCGACCCTGCAGCTCCTGGCGCTGGCCGCCCTCAAGACGAGGTATCCCGCATGCGCCCCGCGCTGA
- a CDS encoding cellulose biosynthesis cyclic di-GMP-binding regulatory protein BcsB: MRRLLVATVAVLCGMPASAQTFSGFGPTPTMVLPGTVPPVPAAPAPKGPALRRLPAVAGPLRLWGETGTVTWPLFVTTAEARAGGRFQLGYLSAISVLPEASTLRVVLNGAEIGHTAIDGVRGLRLETMTIPPGALRAGFNAVTIAVDQRHRVDCSVPATYELWTQIDPDTTGLVASGDGIGDLADLAATRPGPDGAVPIRLIQTGERLSERRVEGLLAGAQALALAGRFAQPAVSFAPAPESGDGIALAVAPAAELARSLDIASLGPVTGPRLALLPGRPDRRPVVVVTGPGEADVTAALAQLGELAAAPPRGTPQGLDALRDANGRPITGGESLALADLGLDDVVVGGRTAQLTLDLALPHDLLAADYAKIALDLDATYPAGLAPGAQVSVAINGEAAGSVPLGKAGGETLHRRRVFLPLRLLRPGSNRITLLAELPRADDRACAGPGGPRLTLRASTRLTIPDLARIARQPELAATAAAGFPYRAGSEGRAPTLSVPAPDRDTMAAAATLATRLGVAAGRPIPFAFAAGRSGVVGPTVMVAALRSLDAPLLTAAGLDPQVLRDAWMRRDDGAPNPAPEASPIVRRQLLRRGGIPGCRATATAALGLPEAALVLAQGVTGPAPDDVLTLVTAPSPAALSEATACLVQPLVWSRPRGGVALLAPDGAVAVQGPGSPRYVATAPASFGNLRRIAAGWLSLNREVYALMALACAGLLAASTHQLVRNLGRKTS, encoded by the coding sequence ATGCGCCGCCTCCTCGTCGCCACCGTCGCCGTCCTGTGCGGCATGCCCGCTTCGGCCCAGACCTTCTCGGGCTTCGGCCCGACGCCCACCATGGTGCTGCCGGGCACGGTTCCGCCGGTTCCGGCGGCCCCCGCACCGAAGGGCCCGGCCCTGCGCCGCCTCCCCGCCGTCGCAGGCCCTTTGCGGCTCTGGGGCGAGACCGGCACCGTCACCTGGCCGCTCTTCGTCACCACCGCGGAGGCGCGGGCGGGCGGCCGGTTCCAGCTCGGCTACCTCTCGGCGATCTCCGTCCTGCCGGAGGCCTCGACCCTGCGCGTCGTCCTCAACGGCGCCGAGATCGGCCACACCGCGATCGACGGCGTCCGGGGCCTGCGGCTCGAGACCATGACGATCCCGCCCGGCGCCCTGCGCGCCGGCTTCAACGCCGTGACGATCGCGGTCGACCAGCGCCACCGCGTCGATTGCTCGGTGCCGGCGACCTACGAGCTGTGGACCCAGATCGACCCCGACACGACCGGCCTCGTGGCGTCGGGGGACGGCATCGGCGACCTCGCCGATCTCGCCGCCACCCGGCCGGGGCCGGACGGCGCCGTGCCGATCCGCCTGATCCAGACCGGCGAGCGCCTGTCGGAGCGCCGGGTGGAAGGCCTCCTCGCCGGGGCCCAGGCCCTGGCGCTGGCCGGCCGGTTCGCCCAGCCCGCCGTCTCCTTCGCGCCGGCGCCCGAATCCGGCGACGGAATCGCCCTGGCGGTGGCGCCTGCGGCCGAGCTCGCCCGCAGCCTCGACATCGCCTCCCTCGGCCCCGTCACCGGTCCGCGCCTCGCGCTCCTGCCGGGCCGGCCCGATCGTCGCCCGGTCGTCGTCGTCACCGGACCCGGCGAGGCCGACGTGACGGCGGCCCTGGCCCAACTCGGCGAACTCGCCGCGGCACCGCCACGGGGCACGCCACAGGGCCTCGACGCCTTACGCGACGCGAACGGCCGGCCGATCACCGGGGGCGAGAGCCTGGCGCTCGCCGATCTCGGCCTCGATGACGTGGTGGTCGGCGGGCGGACCGCCCAGCTCACCCTCGATCTCGCCCTGCCGCACGATCTGCTGGCCGCCGACTACGCCAAGATCGCCCTCGACCTCGACGCCACCTATCCGGCCGGCCTCGCGCCCGGCGCGCAGGTCAGCGTGGCGATCAACGGCGAGGCGGCGGGCAGCGTCCCCCTCGGCAAGGCCGGCGGCGAGACGTTGCACCGGCGCCGGGTCTTCCTGCCCCTGCGCCTGCTGCGCCCGGGGTCCAACCGGATCACCCTGCTGGCCGAACTGCCCCGGGCCGACGACCGCGCCTGCGCCGGCCCGGGCGGCCCCCGCCTGACCTTGCGCGCCAGCACCCGGCTCACCATCCCCGACCTCGCCCGGATCGCCCGCCAGCCGGAGCTTGCGGCCACGGCAGCGGCCGGCTTCCCGTACCGGGCGGGAAGCGAGGGCCGCGCCCCGACCTTGTCCGTGCCCGCCCCCGACCGCGACACCATGGCGGCGGCCGCCACCCTGGCGACGCGCCTCGGCGTGGCGGCGGGCCGGCCGATCCCCTTCGCCTTCGCGGCCGGGCGCAGCGGCGTGGTCGGGCCGACCGTGATGGTGGCGGCCCTGCGCAGCCTCGACGCGCCGCTCCTGACGGCCGCCGGCCTCGACCCGCAGGTTCTGCGCGACGCATGGATGCGACGGGACGATGGAGCCCCGAATCCCGCGCCGGAGGCGAGCCCGATCGTGCGCCGCCAGCTCCTGCGCCGCGGCGGCATCCCGGGCTGCCGCGCGACGGCGACCGCGGCGCTCGGCCTGCCCGAGGCCGCCCTCGTCCTCGCCCAAGGGGTGACCGGGCCGGCGCCGGACGACGTGCTGACCCTCGTCACCGCCCCGAGCCCGGCCGCCTTGAGCGAGGCGACCGCCTGCCTCGTCCAGCCCCTGGTCTGGAGCCGGCCCCGCGGCGGCGTCGCCCTGCTGGCGCCGGACGGCGCGGTCGCGGTGCAGGGTCCCGGGAGCCCCCGCTACGTCGCCACCGCCCCGGCCTCGTTCGGCAACCTGCGCCGCATCGCCGCCGGCTGGCTCTCCCTCAACCGCGAGGTCTACGCCCTGATGGCGCTCGCCTGCGCCGGGCTGCTGGCCGCCTCGACCCACCAGCTGGTGCGCAACCTCGGCAGGAAGACGTCATGA
- the bcsA gene encoding UDP-forming cellulose synthase catalytic subunit: protein MAALRWIAWGLSALLTIGFLVQPVGPEAQTWLCAASCAGMAALWLLAPRRGLPRLAFLALGSLVVIRYVYWRLTGTLPSLDDPVGLGFGLLLLAAELYCVLILAVSLVVNADPLVRAPVALPPAADLPAVDVLIPSYNEPTELLAVTLAAALNLDYPAGKLTIWLLDDGGTDQKCADPDPAKAKAAQDRRAELQALCRELGARYLTRARNEHAKAGNLNNGLSASRAEIVLVLDADHAPFRSFLAETIGLFAQDPNLFLVQTPHVFLNPDPIERNLRTFARMPSENEMFYGVTQTGLDKWNGSFFCGSAALLRRRALDAVGGFSGITITEDCETALDLHGKGWTSAYVGQPLIAGLQPESLADFIVQRGRWCQGMIQILMLKNPLTKRGLRPIQKLAYLSSMTFWFFPLPRLIFMLAPLLHIFFDVKIFVSSVDEALAYTATYIVANLMIQNYLYGHVRWPFVSELYEYVQGVFLVRSIASVILSPRRPSFSVTAKGAGLDRDHLSALAWPFFAIFAALAAGCGMAAWRYLYEPGVTGLMLVVGLWCGFNLVIAGVGLGVVAERRQDERVPSLPVGRPALAAIGDGQGSVRIPVTIERMSAEAATLRRTDGAPWPAMAEGGLLHAAAGPALRFTLRAAPAPDLRVVAFAPLAPAQYHTVAGLMYGDAGALRAFLAGRRRHRDLVTGSLRFLAWGIAEPARALSYVGRSRRSVLPAPAPETTALAIDSLPGILPGILPGILAGIPEAAALPLRPAAEPAPQVILADEIARERPSVAQTPAMPAPAMPAPAMPGPAAALPVPVAAAPPVEVPSKALLKAALEALPDAPVETTSDVSSEPPMVVLRAPTPAPVPVRVEAPVNPPVAPVSAAPVDEAVWRMAICDLLAAAPASGEASAPGALDPTEWAESIRALAGTGAAPVPIAPPRRMNPLDLATTAGLRDTLAAPRDAASRSAA, encoded by the coding sequence ATGGCCGCCTTGCGCTGGATCGCCTGGGGGCTCTCGGCCCTCCTCACAATCGGGTTCCTCGTCCAGCCGGTCGGCCCGGAGGCGCAGACCTGGCTTTGCGCCGCATCGTGCGCCGGCATGGCCGCCCTGTGGCTGCTGGCGCCGCGGCGCGGCCTGCCCCGCCTCGCCTTCCTGGCGCTCGGCAGCCTGGTGGTGATCCGCTACGTCTACTGGCGCCTCACCGGCACGCTGCCGTCCCTCGACGATCCCGTCGGCCTCGGTTTCGGCCTGCTGCTGCTCGCCGCCGAGCTCTACTGCGTGCTGATCCTGGCGGTCAGCCTGGTGGTCAATGCCGATCCCCTGGTGCGCGCCCCCGTCGCGCTGCCGCCCGCCGCGGACCTGCCCGCCGTCGACGTGCTGATCCCGAGCTACAACGAGCCGACCGAACTGCTGGCCGTGACCCTCGCGGCGGCGCTCAACCTCGATTATCCGGCCGGCAAGCTCACGATCTGGCTCCTCGACGACGGCGGCACCGACCAGAAATGCGCCGATCCGGACCCCGCCAAGGCCAAGGCCGCCCAGGACCGGCGGGCCGAGCTGCAGGCGCTCTGCCGTGAACTCGGCGCCCGCTACCTGACGCGCGCGCGCAACGAGCACGCCAAGGCCGGCAACCTCAACAACGGGCTCTCCGCCTCGCGCGCCGAGATCGTGCTGGTGCTGGATGCCGACCATGCACCGTTCCGCTCGTTCCTCGCCGAGACGATCGGGCTGTTCGCGCAGGATCCGAACCTCTTTCTGGTCCAGACCCCGCACGTCTTCCTCAATCCCGACCCGATCGAGCGCAACTTGCGCACCTTCGCCCGCATGCCGTCCGAGAACGAGATGTTCTACGGCGTGACCCAGACCGGGCTCGACAAGTGGAACGGCTCGTTCTTCTGCGGCTCGGCGGCGCTGCTGCGGAGGCGGGCCCTCGACGCCGTCGGGGGATTTTCCGGCATCACCATCACGGAGGATTGCGAGACCGCCCTCGACCTGCACGGCAAGGGCTGGACCAGCGCTTATGTCGGCCAGCCGCTGATCGCCGGACTCCAGCCCGAGAGCCTGGCCGATTTCATCGTCCAGCGCGGCCGCTGGTGCCAGGGCATGATCCAGATCCTGATGCTCAAGAACCCGCTGACCAAGCGGGGTTTGCGTCCGATCCAGAAGCTCGCCTACCTGTCGAGCATGACGTTCTGGTTCTTCCCGCTGCCGCGGCTGATCTTCATGCTCGCGCCGCTCCTGCACATCTTCTTCGACGTCAAGATCTTCGTCTCGTCGGTGGACGAGGCCCTGGCCTATACGGCGACCTACATCGTCGCCAACCTGATGATTCAGAACTACCTGTACGGCCACGTGCGCTGGCCGTTCGTCTCGGAACTCTACGAGTACGTCCAGGGCGTGTTCCTCGTCCGCTCGATCGCCTCGGTGATCCTGTCGCCCCGGCGCCCGAGCTTCTCGGTCACCGCCAAGGGCGCCGGCCTCGACCGCGACCACCTCTCCGCCCTGGCCTGGCCGTTCTTCGCGATCTTCGCAGCCCTCGCGGCCGGCTGCGGCATGGCGGCGTGGCGCTACCTCTACGAGCCCGGCGTCACCGGCCTGATGCTGGTCGTCGGGCTGTGGTGCGGGTTCAACCTGGTGATCGCCGGCGTCGGCCTCGGCGTCGTCGCCGAGCGGCGCCAGGACGAGCGCGTCCCGAGCCTGCCGGTCGGCCGGCCGGCCCTGGCGGCGATCGGGGATGGGCAAGGATCCGTTCGGATCCCCGTGACGATCGAGCGGATGAGCGCCGAGGCCGCGACCCTGCGCCGGACCGACGGCGCGCCCTGGCCGGCGATGGCGGAGGGCGGCCTCCTGCACGCCGCGGCGGGACCGGCCTTGCGCTTCACCCTCCGGGCTGCACCGGCGCCGGACCTGCGGGTCGTCGCCTTCGCGCCCCTCGCGCCTGCGCAGTACCACACCGTGGCGGGGCTGATGTACGGCGATGCCGGCGCCCTGCGCGCCTTTCTCGCGGGCCGCCGGCGCCACCGCGACCTCGTCACCGGCAGCTTGCGCTTCCTCGCCTGGGGCATCGCCGAGCCGGCGCGGGCCCTGTCCTATGTCGGCAGGTCGCGCCGCTCGGTCCTGCCGGCGCCCGCGCCGGAGACGACGGCTCTCGCGATCGACAGCCTGCCCGGGATCCTGCCTGGGATCTTGCCCGGGATCCTGGCCGGGATTCCGGAGGCCGCCGCGCTGCCGCTTCGGCCCGCCGCCGAGCCGGCCCCGCAGGTGATCCTCGCCGACGAGATCGCCCGCGAGCGGCCGAGCGTCGCGCAGACCCCCGCCATGCCTGCCCCCGCCATGCCTGCCCCCGCGATGCCTGGCCCCGCCGCCGCCTTGCCCGTGCCGGTCGCCGCCGCGCCTCCGGTGGAGGTCCCCTCGAAGGCCCTCCTGAAGGCCGCCCTGGAAGCACTTCCGGACGCTCCCGTCGAAACGACCTCGGACGTGTCCTCGGAGCCCCCCATGGTCGTCCTGCGCGCGCCGACTCCCGCTCCGGTGCCGGTCCGGGTCGAGGCGCCGGTCAATCCCCCGGTCGCCCCCGTATCCGCGGCTCCGGTCGACGAGGCGGTCTGGCGGATGGCGATCTGCGACCTCCTCGCCGCCGCGCCCGCCTCCGGCGAGGCCTCGGCTCCCGGCGCGCTCGACCCGACGGAATGGGCCGAGAGCATCCGGGCGCTCGCCGGCACCGGAGCCGCCCCGGTCCCGATCGCGCCGCCGCGCCGCATGAATCCCCTCGACCTCGCCACGACTGCCGGTCTCCGCGACACCCTCGCGGCCCCGCGCGACGCGGCCTCCCGCAGCGCTGCCTGA
- the bcsS gene encoding cellulose biosynthesis protein BcsS, whose protein sequence is MHRNLARVVHRRGPFPRVLSGCCLVLAVSGRPAFAADWYTGTEPASPQEAWIVSVDTSATVSSQGSQFAGATATAAPSGTLLASGLRLRADTTIGSYRAGNGLGQQAEVAAMLGYGWVWPEAVLSAFVGLNVRRNEVPGLEASVRNAGGLKAALDLYARPTPGTMVHATGTYSSTFNAYYGRLRGGVAVMGGFLGPEVALLGDDYYRQWRIGAHWSGFQFGALQFGVAAGYLHDQTRKGGLYTTVDMRAGF, encoded by the coding sequence ATGCACCGCAATCTCGCCCGCGTCGTTCACCGGCGCGGCCCGTTTCCGCGCGTCCTCTCCGGATGCTGTCTCGTCCTGGCGGTGTCCGGCCGGCCGGCGTTCGCGGCCGACTGGTATACCGGCACCGAGCCGGCGAGCCCGCAGGAGGCCTGGATCGTCTCTGTCGACACCTCGGCGACCGTGAGTTCTCAAGGCTCGCAATTCGCCGGCGCCACCGCGACCGCGGCGCCGTCCGGCACCCTCCTCGCCAGCGGCCTGCGCCTGCGGGCGGACACGACGATCGGCTCGTACCGGGCCGGAAACGGGCTCGGCCAGCAGGCGGAGGTCGCGGCGATGCTCGGCTACGGCTGGGTCTGGCCGGAGGCGGTGTTGTCGGCCTTCGTCGGCCTCAACGTGCGCCGCAACGAGGTGCCGGGGCTCGAGGCGAGCGTGCGCAACGCCGGCGGCCTCAAGGCCGCCCTCGACCTCTATGCCCGGCCGACCCCCGGCACGATGGTGCACGCCACCGGCACCTATTCCAGCACCTTCAACGCCTATTACGGCCGCCTGCGCGGCGGCGTCGCGGTGATGGGCGGGTTCCTCGGGCCCGAGGTCGCGCTGCTGGGCGACGATTACTACCGGCAATGGCGGATCGGCGCCCATTGGAGCGGGTTCCAGTTCGGCGCGCTCCAGTTCGGCGTCGCCGCCGGCTACCTGCACGACCAGACCCGCAAGGGCGGCCTCTACACCACGGTCGACATGCGGGCGGGTTTTTGA